The Lewinellaceae bacterium genome has a segment encoding these proteins:
- a CDS encoding DUF983 domain-containing protein, whose translation MALFKKGSKAYSILGFKCPRCMEGDLYKTTSFSFKKSFEMHKSCRVCHQDFEPEPGFYYGAMFVSYIFTAFFSIGFLLLFHWVFDFSLMTSFGMLVAFFAIFFVVIFRLARSIWISLNIKYNPPR comes from the coding sequence ATGGCATTATTCAAAAAAGGCTCCAAGGCCTACAGTATTTTGGGCTTTAAGTGTCCACGATGTATGGAAGGTGATCTGTATAAAACAACATCCTTTTCCTTTAAAAAATCCTTCGAAATGCATAAATCCTGCCGCGTTTGTCACCAGGATTTTGAACCGGAACCCGGGTTTTATTATGGCGCAATGTTTGTGTCTTATATTTTCACGGCTTTCTTTTCCATTGGATTCCTGCTCCTTTTCCACTGGGTTTTTGACTTTAGCCTCATGACCTCTTTTGGTATGCTGGTAGCTTTTTTTGCCATATTTTTCGTGGTGATTTTCAGACTGGCCCGTTCTATATGGATTAGCCTCAACATTAAATACAATCCTCCAAGGTAA
- a CDS encoding Crp/Fnr family transcriptional regulator, whose amino-acid sequence MDKLEKIGALRTFFPIFDQLDLVEALAEHSQFMKVPNEVEILQENIYINAVPLVLKGSVKVSRIDEKGREVFLYYITAGQSCAMTLTSVLRREKSKVRAITMKETHLLTVPVNVVYDFNKKYPGWQHFIIETFSLRFDEMILTIESVAFSNMHERIIQHLLKRAQSQQTHSLNISHQEIALDLATSREVISRILKQMEKTGLITLSRNNVKLHQSLFERKNTSK is encoded by the coding sequence ATGGATAAGCTCGAAAAAATAGGCGCGCTCAGAACCTTTTTTCCCATTTTTGACCAACTGGATCTGGTGGAGGCACTCGCCGAACACAGTCAGTTCATGAAGGTACCCAATGAAGTGGAAATTCTCCAAGAAAACATTTACATCAATGCCGTTCCGCTCGTACTCAAAGGTTCCGTCAAAGTTTCCAGGATAGACGAAAAAGGCCGGGAGGTCTTTCTTTATTACATCACCGCAGGACAATCCTGTGCCATGACCCTCACCAGTGTGTTGCGGCGGGAAAAAAGTAAGGTCAGGGCGATCACGATGAAGGAAACCCATTTGCTCACCGTTCCCGTGAATGTCGTATATGATTTCAACAAAAAATATCCCGGCTGGCAACATTTTATCATTGAAACGTTCAGTCTTCGTTTTGATGAAATGATCCTTACCATTGAGAGCGTTGCCTTTTCCAATATGCACGAAAGAATCATCCAACACTTGTTAAAAAGGGCTCAAAGCCAGCAAACCCATAGCCTAAATATCTCGCACCAGGAAATCGCGCTGGACCTTGCAACCTCCCGTGAAGTCATCTCCCGTATACTCAAACAAATGGAAAAAACCGGTTTAATTACGCTATCCAGGAACAACGTAAAACTCCATCAGTCACTTTTTGAAAGAAAAAATACTTCAAAGTGA
- a CDS encoding Crp/Fnr family transcriptional regulator — protein sequence MDHHLLQLLQKKYPQIAEKSLQEEIATVGKLMQFSADEVIMDYGSYVRFVPLILEGSIKVSREDEEGNELFLYYLAPGETCSMSFTCCMMNKKSEIRTVAEEKTQVIAIPIRYMDQWMVKYHSWKNFILMSYDDRMNQLIKTIDSIAFQKMDQRLIAYLEKKAKATDSNVINATHQQIAYDLNASREAISRLLKQLEKEGEVKLGRNKIELING from the coding sequence ATGGATCATCACTTACTCCAACTCCTCCAAAAAAAATATCCTCAAATAGCGGAAAAAAGTCTGCAGGAGGAAATTGCTACCGTAGGAAAATTAATGCAGTTCAGTGCCGATGAGGTCATTATGGATTATGGGAGTTACGTTCGTTTTGTGCCCCTGATTCTGGAGGGTTCGATAAAAGTGTCCAGGGAAGATGAGGAAGGAAACGAGTTATTCCTGTATTACCTTGCGCCGGGAGAAACCTGCTCAATGTCCTTTACCTGTTGCATGATGAATAAAAAAAGTGAAATCCGAACCGTGGCTGAGGAAAAGACACAGGTTATTGCCATTCCCATCCGGTATATGGACCAGTGGATGGTAAAATACCACAGCTGGAAAAATTTCATCCTCATGTCCTATGACGACAGGATGAACCAATTGATCAAAACCATCGACAGCATTGCCTTTCAGAAAATGGACCAGCGTCTTATTGCCTACCTCGAAAAAAAGGCCAAAGCCACCGATTCTAACGTCATCAATGCAACGCACCAACAAATAGCCTATGATCTCAATGCCTCCCGTGAGGCCATTTCAAGGCTGCTGAAACAACTCGAAAAAGAAGGTGAAGTCAAACTGGGCCGGAATAAGATCGAGCTCATCAATGGATAA
- a CDS encoding NAD(P)/FAD-dependent oxidoreductase yields MMAHHEVVVVGGGSAGLAVAAQLLNQKHAPEVAIIDPSEKHYYQPIWTLVGGGVFPKEISERDQKDYIPLGATWIKDKVASFDPDHNSIQLAGGDSVTYDYLVVAAGIQINWGAIPGLKESVGKPGTGVCSNYSYDTVGSTWDNIKAIKSGTALFTQPNTPIKCGGAPQKIMYLACNHFEREGIRPNVDVKFMSAAGGIFAVPKYAAALNKVVANYGIETHYGHDLVEIRADKKEADFVKLATGEKMTMKYDMIHVTPPQGPPDFIKNSPLAAETGWVNVDKHTTQHVKYPNVFSLGDCSSLPTSKTGAAIRKQAPTTTANIMSMIAGRPLSASYDGYTSCPLVTGYGKLILAEFSGYTNEPEESFPFNQAEERYSMYALKAYGLPRMYWHGMLKGREF; encoded by the coding sequence ATCATGGCACATCACGAAGTTGTCGTTGTAGGAGGAGGAAGCGCAGGTCTTGCTGTAGCTGCTCAACTTTTAAATCAGAAACATGCCCCTGAAGTAGCAATAATAGATCCTTCTGAAAAGCACTATTACCAACCCATCTGGACGCTGGTAGGCGGAGGGGTATTTCCCAAAGAAATTTCAGAAAGAGACCAGAAAGATTATATTCCGTTGGGAGCCACCTGGATCAAGGACAAAGTAGCTTCTTTTGATCCTGATCATAACAGTATTCAGCTTGCCGGCGGAGATAGTGTGACGTACGATTATCTCGTTGTTGCAGCAGGTATCCAGATCAATTGGGGAGCCATTCCCGGACTAAAAGAAAGTGTAGGTAAGCCGGGAACAGGCGTATGTTCCAACTATTCCTATGATACTGTCGGTAGCACCTGGGATAATATTAAAGCCATTAAATCCGGAACGGCCTTATTTACCCAACCCAACACACCTATCAAGTGTGGAGGCGCGCCGCAAAAAATTATGTACCTGGCCTGTAATCACTTTGAACGCGAAGGGATTCGTCCTAATGTTGACGTGAAATTCATGAGTGCAGCAGGAGGCATTTTCGCAGTGCCGAAATATGCGGCTGCATTGAATAAAGTGGTTGCGAATTATGGTATTGAGACCCATTACGGTCATGACCTGGTGGAAATTCGTGCCGATAAAAAAGAAGCGGATTTTGTCAAACTGGCTACCGGGGAAAAAATGACCATGAAGTATGATATGATTCACGTCACGCCTCCGCAAGGACCTCCGGATTTTATTAAAAATAGTCCTTTGGCGGCAGAAACAGGCTGGGTGAATGTAGATAAGCATACCACTCAACATGTCAAATATCCAAACGTATTTTCATTAGGAGATTGTAGCAGTCTGCCGACTTCAAAAACGGGGGCTGCCATCCGGAAACAGGCACCGACGACTACCGCCAACATCATGTCAATGATTGCCGGCAGGCCATTGTCTGCTTCTTACGACGGATATACTTCCTGTCCTTTGGTTACCGGATACGGCAAACTTATCCTCGCTGAATTCTCCGGTTATACCAATGAGCCCGAGGAGTCCTTCCCGTTCAACCAGGCAGAAGAGCGCTATAGTATGTATGCTTTGAAAGCTTACGGCTTGCCCAGAATGTACTGGCATGGGATGTTGAAAGGTAGAGAGTTCTAA
- a CDS encoding thiolase family protein, with amino-acid sequence MEAYIVKAYRSAVGKAKKGGFRNYRADDLAVDVVKHLLANTPEIDPKLIDDTIVGCANPEGEQGFQIGRQISLRAFGKDVPGMTVNRYCASGLETISIAVAKIRAGMGHIYVAGGTENMSVIPMTGYKLAPAYKVANENPNYMVGMGITAEAVGKKYGISREQSDEFSYHSHIKAANAIDEGKFKDEIVPVTVEDVFVKDNKKVTSQHTVDTDEGVRRETTVEALSKLRPVFAQGGIVTAGNSSQTSDGAAFVLVVSEEMVKQLNLQPIARLVSCSVAGVDPLYMGIGPCAAIPKALAHAGLTLNDIEQIELNEAFAAQSLAVIQEAGLNPDIVNVNGGAIALGHPLGCTGAKLSTQLFNEMRRRNQKYGMVTACVGGGQGIAGIYELLN; translated from the coding sequence ATGGAAGCATATATTGTAAAAGCATATCGATCAGCCGTTGGGAAAGCGAAAAAAGGCGGTTTCAGAAACTATCGTGCCGATGACCTGGCTGTTGACGTTGTGAAACACTTATTGGCCAACACGCCTGAAATAGATCCCAAGCTCATCGATGATACTATCGTCGGCTGTGCCAATCCGGAAGGAGAACAAGGATTCCAGATCGGGCGCCAAATTTCGTTACGTGCCTTCGGGAAGGATGTTCCCGGTATGACCGTGAATCGGTATTGTGCCTCAGGACTGGAAACGATTTCCATTGCCGTTGCCAAGATTCGTGCGGGCATGGGGCATATTTATGTCGCTGGCGGAACGGAAAACATGAGTGTGATACCGATGACGGGTTACAAACTGGCTCCTGCCTATAAAGTAGCCAATGAGAACCCAAATTATATGGTTGGCATGGGCATTACAGCAGAAGCCGTAGGGAAGAAATACGGCATCTCCCGGGAACAATCCGATGAATTTTCCTACCATTCTCATATAAAAGCAGCCAATGCCATTGACGAAGGCAAGTTTAAAGACGAGATCGTTCCCGTAACGGTCGAAGACGTTTTTGTGAAAGATAATAAAAAGGTCACCTCCCAACATACCGTGGATACGGATGAAGGCGTCCGCCGGGAAACCACCGTGGAAGCCCTTTCAAAATTACGCCCTGTATTTGCACAAGGCGGAATTGTTACCGCAGGAAATTCCTCCCAAACCTCTGACGGAGCGGCATTTGTGCTTGTAGTCAGCGAGGAAATGGTCAAGCAGCTCAACCTGCAGCCTATTGCCAGGCTGGTTTCATGCAGTGTTGCCGGAGTGGATCCGCTGTATATGGGCATTGGCCCCTGTGCCGCCATTCCAAAAGCCCTGGCTCATGCAGGATTAACCTTAAACGACATTGAACAAATTGAGCTGAATGAGGCCTTTGCCGCTCAATCCCTTGCTGTGATCCAGGAAGCCGGACTCAATCCCGATATTGTAAACGTAAACGGAGGCGCCATCGCACTCGGCCACCCGCTGGGCTGCACCGGGGCGAAATTGTCCACGCAACTATTCAACGAAATGCGTCGCCGCAATCAAAAATACGGTATGGTCACTGCTTGTGTGGGTGGCGGACAAGGCATTGCGGGAATTTATGAGTTGCTGAATTGA
- a CDS encoding helix-turn-helix transcriptional regulator gives MENTDKKVINNDLAEKLERTAFILKTVAHPMRLGVIHLLEQHPRLSVSEICDMLDTEQSLTSHHLQNMRLKGILSVKREGRSMYYSLKERDVSLILECLENCQCNM, from the coding sequence ATGGAAAATACAGACAAAAAAGTCATCAATAACGATTTAGCTGAGAAGCTTGAACGTACAGCATTCATTCTCAAGACCGTAGCGCACCCAATGCGGCTAGGCGTTATTCACCTACTGGAACAGCATCCCAGGCTTTCCGTCTCAGAGATTTGCGACATGTTGGATACGGAACAATCCCTGACTTCGCATCACTTGCAAAACATGAGGTTGAAGGGAATTCTCAGTGTAAAAAGAGAAGGCAGAAGCATGTACTATTCGCTGAAAGAAAGAGATGTTTCCCTGATTCTGGAATGCCTTGAAAATTGTCAATGCAACATGTAA
- a CDS encoding DUF2892 domain-containing protein: MKKNVGNTDKMIRLIVALVIAVVLFMGKVAIASTLGIILAIVAVVFALTALVNFCPLYTLVGLNTKGKKE, translated from the coding sequence ATGAAAAAGAATGTTGGTAACACAGACAAAATGATTCGTTTAATCGTTGCCCTTGTCATCGCAGTAGTATTGTTCATGGGAAAAGTCGCCATTGCTTCCACGCTTGGAATTATCCTCGCAATTGTAGCCGTAGTATTTGCATTAACGGCTTTGGTTAACTTCTGCCCATTGTACACGCTGGTGGGATTGAATACCAAGGGTAAAAAAGAATAG
- a CDS encoding DUF2071 domain-containing protein, whose amino-acid sequence MSFLKAEWRKLAIANYEIDPLILKDHVPFGTELDLWQGKCYLSLVGFMFLNTKLLGIKIPFHVNFEEVNLRFYVKRYAEGEWRRGVVFIKEIVPKPALTFVANTVYKENYQTLKMDHLWQEDEHSREVAYRWKTGSRWNEFEVKASKISSLIESGSETEFITEHYWGYAAVNDKKSNEYEVTHPRWQQYEVQDYKIDASFELTYGKKYGFLDQSKPVSIMLAEGSVITVENKKVLKG is encoded by the coding sequence ATGAGTTTCCTCAAAGCAGAATGGCGTAAGCTGGCCATTGCGAATTACGAAATTGATCCGCTTATCCTTAAAGATCACGTACCTTTTGGTACCGAACTGGATTTATGGCAAGGCAAGTGTTACCTGAGCCTGGTCGGTTTTATGTTTCTCAATACCAAATTGCTGGGCATAAAAATTCCCTTTCACGTCAATTTCGAGGAAGTCAACCTGAGGTTTTATGTCAAAAGATATGCTGAAGGGGAATGGCGCCGTGGGGTCGTTTTTATTAAAGAAATCGTGCCCAAACCTGCATTGACCTTTGTAGCCAATACGGTTTATAAAGAAAATTATCAGACCCTGAAGATGGACCACCTATGGCAGGAGGATGAACATTCCCGCGAGGTCGCCTACCGATGGAAAACAGGATCCCGCTGGAATGAATTCGAGGTGAAGGCTTCCAAAATCTCCTCCCTGATCGAATCCGGCAGTGAAACCGAATTCATTACGGAACATTACTGGGGATATGCGGCTGTCAATGACAAAAAGAGCAATGAATACGAGGTCACCCATCCGAGGTGGCAGCAATACGAGGTTCAGGATTATAAAATCGATGCCAGCTTTGAACTTACCTATGGCAAAAAATATGGTTTTTTAGATCAAAGTAAACCCGTTTCCATCATGTTGGCTGAAGGTTCGGTTATTACCGTGGAAAATAAAAAAGTATTGAAAGGGTAA